The DNA window aaacctttaGCGCTTCACCCTggcatcaccttgaccacaccctgactacaggcgtggtcaggcacacctgtagccagcccttaggaggcgtggttacggtgtcttcCTACaaaggattctctgtgtagcactggttgtcctggaactagctctggagaccaggctagccttgaatttggagatctacctgcctctgcctcccaagtgctgggactaaaagtatgTGGCATTATGCCTAGCACTGTGTATGAGCTGTGTTTAAATATAGCTATTAAACAAAAGCattggaggtgtagctcagtgataacgtgtttgcctagcaagcatTATGCCATGGTTTCATCTCTAGTACCACAAAAAAGCAAACGACCAAACAAAATGCCCATTTTATTATTGCATTCCCAGTAATCATTTAATaggtataaaaatgtaaatattataatCAACCGCGTAAAATACCAGCAAGTTTTCAAGAAACAAACATGATGTTCCTTGATATGTATCATAGAATGTTCGGGAAATGCTGGACTAGCGAAACCTAGGGATGTTTGTAAGATTATCTCAGTAAAAGAAGacggcaggaagagagagagctgtgGATCTTAAGGGGTTAACATGGGCCTTAAGTCAAGATGTCCAACCTGAGCTAAGTTTTCAGTTTTAGAATGTCTACAGAAAGTTACATAACCTTTCTATGGGGTTTATGTTTGAACTAACATTATCCTTTGAACTAGTGACTTAGACTCTAAGGCAGacccacttaaaaataataaaaaccccgggctagagagaaggctcagcaattATGAGCACCTTCATTCTTatagaggacccgagttcagttcccagcacccacggcagctcacaactgcctgtaactccagttccaggagctctaaccccctctctggtctccctgaacacaaaacatgcatatacgcagacacacacacacacacacacacacacacacacacacacacacagcagaggtCAACCAAAGCCACACTAGATATTCAGGGCAGACTGACACCAAGGAACTGGGGGCCGGCATCACATTCCATGTGTTCCAGGTTGTGCTCACACAAGAGGTGCTGCTTTCCTCAGACACTTTATCCTTAAAAATGTAACCCTGCTGAACACAGTGGTCCTCATGCACCCATCACTGCTGAACACAGTGGTCCTCATGCACCCATCACTGCTGAACACAGTGGTCCTCATGTGCCCATCATGAGGTTGAAGGTGTGACCTGTGACAGTTACCCTCTGTAATGTTCTGCACAAAACAAACCCACACTCTTTGTTCCCCTTGATGAAGTTATTGACATTAAATTGCAGATCTCGTGCATGAGTTCCAGAAAACTTAACATTGGTATTTCATTCCTCAATATGTGTTTGCAAAAGGTCACTCTGTAAGCCAGGAAACACTTTTACTACAACACATTATACAAATCTGTGCAAGGGAACAAATGATGGTCCATGCCAGGGACTTATATAGCATCGCAAAATGATGTCTACCCGTTTTTCAGAGCACTTATGCAGGATTTCATGGTTCTAATGGACAAACCAACTTGCTCCAAGTATTTCTGTACTGAAATTTCACAAAGTAGTCGTAGCATTTTGTGAACCAGCCCACCCCTTTTAGCAAAGCAGATCGGTGTGACAGGGACaaaagctccccccccccccccccgagatcGCTGCTCACTTCACAGGAGGATTTGTGGCCTAATTCTGAGTTGTGCCCCTTGAAGGAAAGTGGCCCCCATAGGAAGGACTGGGAggtgcggccttgttggaggaggagtgtcactggggtgggctttgaggtttcaaaaacccatgcatGCCTGCTCCAGTCTCATTAGCACCATGCCAgcctactgccatgctccctgtcatgatgatcatgggctaatcctctgaaactgtaaagccAGCCCCTaatttataagttgccttggcaatggtgtctctttgcagcaataaaacagacactgagacaCTAAAACAGTTATTTACTGGATAACAGACTTTACACCTCTCCCAATACTTCTGGACCTTAAATGTAACCACTGACTTCAAGGATTTACAAGAGTACCATTAGTAAAAACTAACCCACTGGGTATTAGATGTATATtatactttgatttttattttaatgagaaacTTTGGTTGATAACTAGAGCTTCCTTTGAAAATGATCCAATGAAGACTAGTTTGGAGTATACAgctattagaaatgaaaatatttaccaaATCTTTCACTTACCAGAGGTAGGTTTTTTCCAGGAATGTTAGGGAAGTCATGGTGTTCATTATGGTAGCCCAAATTGAAGGTCAGTAAATTCAGAGGCCCATAATATGAGTATGTTTCATGTCCCTTTAAGAACATGTAATGTTCGGATATAAAATGCCCAGCAATTGGGTGCAAACCCAGGCCAAGCAAGGAGGCTGCCAACATGTAGACTAGAGATTTAACTCCAAAAACATAGTAAACTATAATGTCAAAAATGATCTGTGTCACAGTATTGATGATTTCCAGAGAAGTAATTGGTTTCGGGTTGATAACTAAAGGTCGTAAAATCACAAAGAGAGGCTGAAAAGTAATCCAGACAAATTTCCTGAAAGTAGTGCAGAAGAACCAGCCCTCAAAATCAGTAGGAATATCTACGTCAAGGCCACCAACTCCGAGGTACCGATGATGATCTCTGTGGTATCTCTTATAAGAAACCGAAAATGGAACTCCCAAAGGGAGGTTAGCAAATATTCCAAACCAGCGGTTCCACAGCGCCCTGCGGTTGCCAAAGGGGAAATTGTGGGAAATCTCATGGATCGATGTCGTTATTGAGTTGTTAATGGTGCTACCAAAGACATAAGACCAAAATAGGACCCACTTCCACTCCAAGTCTTGGACTAAGTAGAATGAAACTAGCTGAGCAAGAAACATCATAGATATGATCCAGATCAGGTTGGGGTCAGGTTTCATCAAGGATTTGATCTCTGGATACTTTGCtgtaaggaaagaaaatgtagtaaGAATCATAATTGGagattatgtaattataatcaaTTCCGTTTAAGTGAACACACTGAAGAAATTATACTTgaaggagttggggagatggctcactgggtaagatcacttgctgtgtaagcatgaggaccctcTTCAATTTCCAGTACTGAGGCAAAGCTACAGGCATACGCCTTACCCTGCCTGTAAGGCTAACACTGACCCTGCCtgtaacactaacactaacactaatcCTGCTtgtaacactaacactaacccttcCTGtaactaacactaacactaacactaacactcTGCCTGTAAGGCTAACACTTACCCTGCCTGTAAGGCTAACACTGACCCTGCCTGTAACACTAACACcaacactaacactaacactaacactaactcTGCCtgtaacactaacactaaccctgcctgtaacactaacactaacactaacactaacccttcctgtaacactaacactaacattaacactaacactaacactaacccttcctgtaacactaacactaaccctgcctgtaacactaacactaaccctgcctgtaacactaacactaacactaacactaacccttcctgtaacactaacactaacactaacactaacactaacactaaccctgcctgtaacactaacactaacactaacactaacactaacactaaccctgcctgtaacactaacactaaccctgcctgtaacactaacactaacactaactcTTCCtgtaacactaacactaacactaacactaaccctgcCTGTAAGGCTAACACTGACCCTGCCTGTAAGGCTAACACTGGTACAATGGAACAGGAGGatcctagggcttgctggccgcCAGccgagctccatgttcagtgagagaccctgtctcaaaggaatcaTATgcagagtgacagagcaggacaatCAATGATGGACTCTGTGCACATAGGTGCTGTgaacccacacacatgtgtacatacaccatacacatataccatgTACACGTAgatctctcacacatacacataagaaatTATAGTGAAGTTAACACATTAATTACATTTTTCTCAAAATCATAATATTCCCGTTATTAAAAGCATACCCAAATATTTGCATGCTACCCGGAGACAATATTTTGATGGCAAGTTCTAATATACTGTAACATAATAACTTGAGAACTTACTAAAAATCTGGAATGTCcatatcttttcttcttgttcctCACCTGCCCAACAGGGTATCACaatgtacctctggctgtcccaggaactcacagtgtagacaaggctggccttgaactcacagagatctgcctgcctctgcatcctgagtgctgggattaaaggcgtgcaccaccaacgcccagctgaataGTCCGCATCTTTTCAATGATGTGTTCTAACTATACTTTGGCAGAGCCCTGgaatctttacatcattaacacATCTGACAAAGGATAGGTACATTTTAAGGTGTTCTACAACGTGAAAGTTATCTTCATGGTTCTCATGAACAAATCAACTCATTCCAAGTCATCTGTAATGAATTTTCAAAAAGTAGTAATAgttaaaaactacaaaaatagATCAAGAGTGCCTGCGTAACAGAATGAGACTTTTCATGAAATGGTTTTAGGACAACATGTTATCAACATGTGGGATACCTTCCTTTAAGCATGCACAACTATTAATTAAAACTATGCCAAAGACCTAATGATAGAATCACAAAACTCAAAGGTCTTCCTGTCCTCTGTGATTTGTTGTGTCCTACTTAAAGGTATTggattaaagaaaacaagaaattggATTGCATTAAAATCTTTTCCACTGCAAATGATGCCATTGAAAAAATGAAGACTATTCCAAACATGGAAAATCACATTTGGACGTTATCTACTTGATAAGGGAACTTTATGTAGAATGTGTAATGAACTTTAAAAGCTTGCACAAACAAGTGATAATAAAATAGGAAAACTGCAAAATGTCTGCATAGGTATTTCTCCAAAACCACATATGTGATGGCTAAATTGGTAGTCAGTTGACTAcctctggaattaactaaaacccaagcagctgggaacACCTGTGATGCCTTTTTCTTGCTTGGATTATTTAAGGTAGAAGATCCATCCTAAATCCGGGCCAAACTTTGTGGTGGCAGTCCACATAAaaggacaggaagaaggaagcttttgcttttttgcctgcttgtcctcactctcACTGGTAGCTCATCCACCTTATTCCCGAGGCATTTGTTTGCTGGTGTTAGACCCTGCTTCTTCAGGATCCCAGTGCAGGCAGACGGGCAGCAGCTCTCTAGGACTTCCCTGGGACTCCAGCTCCAGACTGTggctgtagcatgaaaaataaaagacctagacactgatactggggttcaagcttcaagctgaagatcagagaagcaaagcagccaagccactagctcttccctctacccagctgaaacgGCCATCCTGtccccaccaagcctcagactctAATCCCTGACTGCTGGctttcctcaacatggctggagacaaattctctcatgagacccttttcttctcctttatgCTTCTcagatcctgggattaaagtcgtgggatcccaagtgctatGATCTCCATTGTGTGAGcggtttctcttttagactggatcattTCACGTTGCTCAGTTAGATCTGTCTGCTTGTCTTCTGAATCCTGGAATAAACCCCTTTCTGTCCTGACTACCCCTGTTCCAGAATGCGGAGGAAATACTTTCAGTTCTCTCCCCATCCAGTATGACGTCGGCTGTGCCTCACATAGGCTGTACAAACACTCAGCCCCTgggctacagccccagcccattCTCATCAGCTCTTTGCCAAGCATTTCACTCACAGCAATTCTCAGGGCTTCTGCTGCTAAGAAGTCACTTTGCTCCTTTTGGGCATCATGTTACATATTTCACACCAATTTTGTACATTTGGGATTTTGGGATGCGTCTGGTAGATCAGATATCTCTGCCATTTTATGGAATTCTTAGGAAGTGAGTGGTTTTCCCTTGAAGACGTGCCTTCAGGTGTCAGTTTGCTGTACAAGTTTATTTCCATTATAGTCTCCGTATTCCATCTGTGGCTGTGAGTGATGGCTTTGGCACAATGTATGCTATGCAGAGTCAGCAAGAGCCACTGTCCTCCAGGGTGTTATGACAGTGGGGACACGCTAATGGTTCAAGCAGTGTGCTGTAGACAGCAGGGGGACGAGATGCTCACAGTGTAGCTTCTCCCACAGTGCAACTGGTGTTCCTGGAGGGAGGTGGGCACTGTTGAGGCTAGCTCTGCAGGGGCAAGGGTCTGTGGCCCTGTCAGCTCCAGCAGGGTGAAGTGCTGAAGCCCTTGTCCTCCGAGGTGTGGGCTCAAAGAGGCAGCAGTGGGAAGCACAGCACCCCCTCTTTGGCCCTTGTACCCCAACATACTCTTTGAGCTGAAGTGTGTCCCAGGAGTAGAAGCCCATCGGAATAGAGCTGGGTGGAGTTTCTCTCCACCCCCTTGTCCGTGTATACCCACAGGGGGATTGTTTGTAAAGCACAAGGTGGACTTTTAACACTAACTCTAACTGTAGATTTAAAGTGTATGGATGTCAGCTGTAAAAACAGCATCTATgggcctggcggtggtggtggtgcacacctttaattaaaGTACTTAAGAGACAGAGTGAGGtgaatctttgtgaattcaagggtggcctggtctacaaagtgaattccagaacagccagaacagacagaaaccttgtctcaaaaaaacaaacaaaagtttatgctctctgtctcctcctaTGAAGAAACTTGACAGAAGTTTCAAAGATATTCTGACATGTCAATGTAATTTAAgcaaatatcatgttttcttgcCTAAggccatctgtctctgcctccagaaatggacactgagaagcttggaaaatggaatactactcatgAGCAGTGTAAAGCCCTTTCTGCTTTTCAGGTGGGATGGTTCAATTCGAAGATTGGAGGGAGACTCCATGTTGGGACAAGCATCAATTACAACTTTCCATTTCTTTAGTTTTTGACTATTGATGAGAACATGAATTCCAGTGTTTGAGAGCCAGTTTTCATAAGGGTGGatattgaattattattattatgcaatATGTAGATAAGCAGACATAAAATTACACCATGCCATCTCTTATCGTAAGTGATTtgcaaaatgagagagagagaacatgcaagaATCTAGTCTCCCTGCCCCCAAAGTCTCCTAGGATTCTGTGTAAACCacctggcctggacctcacaaagaccacctggctctgcctactggaagctaggattaaaggtggttGCCATCTTACCTGCTAACCCAACTTCTTCTAATGGGCTATCCTTGATAAGCAACTTCAAGTTTCCCTCCCTATCAGTAATTGAGCTATTAACTTTGATTTCAGTGGAATCTACTGAGTCATTCATGAAAAAAAGAGGTTTCTAACTTGAGATACTCATAAAAATTAGGGCCTTGTCTTAGGACAGAGGAACATCAAGAGAAAGAGAACTATTTTGTGTAAGAGAGAGCTCCAGGGGCCGGGGTGTGCCACAGGGTGGAGCTGCTGTGTGAaccctgggtttggtcccagcactggagggagGGGCTCCTCACATTCAAAGCCCCTCCCATTAGTGTCTTTGATTTTCAACAGAGAACAGGTTAAGAGCATGCTCTTCGCAGGCAGTCTAACCCAGGCGAGCATCCTCCT is part of the Cricetulus griseus strain 17A/GY chromosome 5, alternate assembly CriGri-PICRH-1.0, whole genome shotgun sequence genome and encodes:
- the LOC100760423 gene encoding sphingolipid delta(4)-desaturase DES1 isoform X2, yielding MKPDPNLIWIISMMFLAQLVSFYLVQDLEWKWVLFWSYVFGSTINNSITTSIHEISHNFPFGNRRALWNRWFGIFANLPLGVPFSVSYKRYHRDHHRYLGVGGLDVDIPTDFEGWFFCTTFRKFVWITFQPLFVILRPLVINPKPITSLEIINTVTQIIFDIIVYYVFGVKSLVYMLAASLLGLGLHPIAGHFISEHYMFLKGHETYSYYGPLNLLTFNLGYHNEHHDFPNIPGKNLPLVRKIAAEYYDKLPQHTSWIKLLYDFMTDDTLSPYTRVKRLQKGK